In Actinomycetes bacterium, the sequence TCACCGAAGACGAACTGGACCACTATGCCGGCCAGTTGGATGCGATCCTGGACGCCGTGAAGCGGGTCTCTGAGGTCGCCGCAGATGATGTTCCCGCCACTTCGCACCCCGTCCCGATGACCAACGTCTTTCGTGACGATGAGATAGGCGAGTGCCTGCCACGTGATGAGGTATTGGCTGCCGCTCCCGCCACCGAAGATGGCCGGTTCCGGGTTCCGCGGATCCTGGATGAGGAGGAGTGATGTCAACCGAACGCATCATTCGCACCAGCGCCCAAGGTCTTGTCGAGGAAATGGCGCAGGGGAATCTGACCTCGGTGGAGATCACCCAGGCTCACCTTGACCGCATCGCCGAAGTTGACGGCGAGATCAATGCCTACCTGCAAACCACTGGCGAGGACGCGCTAGCGACCGCCGCTGAGGTGGATCGCCGTCGCTCCCGTGGCGAAGACCTACCCCGGCTCGCTGGCGTACCGATCGCGGTAAAAGACGTATTGGCCACACGCGGGGTTCCCACTACGGCTGGATCCAAGATCCTGGAAGGGTGGCGCCCACCGTATGACGCGGGAGTAGTGGAGCGGTTGAAGGCCGCCCACATGCCGATCCTGGGCAAAACCAATATGGACGAATTCGCGATGGGCTCCTCCACCGAACACTCCGCCTACGGTCCGACTCGCAACCCATGGGACACCAGCCGCATCCCCGGTGGTTCCGGTGGTGGCTCAGCCGCCACATTGGCTGCGTTCACCGCGCCACTGGCCGTTGGTACTGACACGGGGGGTTCGATTCGTCAGCCCGCTGCGGTCACTGGCACGGTCGGCGTGAAGCCCACCTACGGCGGGGTATCTCGCTATGGTTTGATTGCGCTGGCCTCGTCACTGGATCAGGCCGGACCGTGCGCCCGCACCGTCATGGACACCGCGCTGCTGCACGAAGTCATGGCTGGCCACGATCACCGTGACTCCACATCGCTGACCGATCCAGTCCCTGACGTCGTGACCGCCGCTCGCGACGCCGATGTCTCAGGCCTACGAATCGGACTGGTCAAGGAACTGTCCGGTGACGGTTACCAGCCAGGCGTCCAGCAACGCTTCGACGAAGCAGTAGCGATCCTGACCGATCAGGGTGCCGACATTGTCGAGGTGTCCTGTCCCAACTTCGAATACGCACTCGGTGCCTACTACTTGATCCTGCCCAGTGAGGCGTCGTCGAACCTGGCTCGGTTTGATGCCATGCGCTACGGCCTGCGGGTCGG encodes:
- the gatC gene encoding Asp-tRNA(Asn)/Glu-tRNA(Gln) amidotransferase subunit GatC produces the protein MSDMSRADVAHLARLARLELTEDELDHYAGQLDAILDAVKRVSEVAADDVPATSHPVPMTNVFRDDEIGECLPRDEVLAAAPATEDGRFRVPRILDEEE
- the gatA gene encoding Asp-tRNA(Asn)/Glu-tRNA(Gln) amidotransferase subunit GatA, whose product is MSTERIIRTSAQGLVEEMAQGNLTSVEITQAHLDRIAEVDGEINAYLQTTGEDALATAAEVDRRRSRGEDLPRLAGVPIAVKDVLATRGVPTTAGSKILEGWRPPYDAGVVERLKAAHMPILGKTNMDEFAMGSSTEHSAYGPTRNPWDTSRIPGGSGGGSAATLAAFTAPLAVGTDTGGSIRQPAAVTGTVGVKPTYGGVSRYGLIALASSLDQAGPCARTVMDTALLHEVMAGHDHRDSTSLTDPVPDVVTAARDADVSGLRIGLVKELSGDGYQPGVQQRFDEAVAILTDQGADIVEVSCPNFEYALGAYYLILPSEASSNLARFDAMRYGLRVGDDGSASVEQVMSLTREAGFGAEVKRRIMLGTYALSAGYYDAYYGQAQKVRTLVQRDFEAAFADCHVLISPTCPTTAFPIGEKVDDPLAMYLNDIATIPVNLAGSAAMSLPVGLDPDDRLPVGLQIMAPHRADDRLYGVGAALEQALEDKWGYRLIEKVTA